A window from Streptomyces sp. NBC_00335 encodes these proteins:
- a CDS encoding oxidoreductase, producing the protein MRIAVIGGGPGGLYFAALAKQISPHWEVTVWERNAPDDTFGFGVVFSDETLDGIAQADPFVHAAMSAEFARWSDIDVRHRGRTLTSGGHGFAALGRRRLLQILQERCAALDIDVRYRTQSPPPEQLASEYDLVVACDGVRSATRAAYADTFGTDLDERAGRYMWLGTDKVFEAFTFIVEERDFGTLQVHAYPYDDARSTFIVEMDEETWQRGGFAGSAGPDLAPGASDEEGIRRCEEVLAEHLDGHRLIPNNSKWLRFTTVRNRTWRHGNTVLLGDAAHTAHFSIGSGTKLAMEDALALAACLHEHPDVESALAAYEDERRPVVESTQRAAQASLEWFENIDRYTGQDPHQFAFNLLTRSRRVTYDNLRVRDEEFTTAVNASAPVPPMFRPFRLGGLRLRNRIVVPPMALSTAVDGVPGDFDLVHLGTQSLGGAALVIAGMTAVSADGRTDAGCPGLWTDEQEAAWGRITAFAHGQSDTCLGIQLTHAGRRATGGRPLAASPLPWEEGGQLPREASRTDMDLVVRDFVRAAERADRAGFDVLELHYGHGHLMSGFLSPLTNLRTDEYGGPVANRLRFPLEVLRAVRTVWPAGKALLVRVSAADWAAGGLDEADAVHIARALAAAGADGIDVSTGEVVSHERPAFGRSYQTPYADLIRNTTGVATIAVGAISTYDDVNSVILAGRADLCAVGRAQLHDPLWTLHAAVAQGYRGPAAPWARSWRAGSARPPAARTDRVPPRLELLRRPAAPVHQRWLPRVAAPAL; encoded by the coding sequence GTGCGCATAGCAGTCATCGGAGGCGGGCCGGGCGGCCTGTACTTCGCCGCCCTGGCCAAGCAGATCTCCCCGCACTGGGAGGTGACCGTCTGGGAGCGCAACGCTCCCGACGACACCTTCGGCTTCGGGGTGGTCTTCTCCGACGAGACCCTCGACGGCATCGCGCAGGCCGATCCCTTCGTGCACGCCGCGATGTCGGCGGAGTTCGCCCGCTGGAGCGACATCGACGTCCGCCACCGCGGCCGGACCCTCACCTCCGGCGGGCACGGTTTCGCCGCCCTGGGCCGCCGGAGGCTCCTGCAGATCCTCCAGGAGCGCTGCGCCGCCCTGGACATCGACGTCCGCTACCGCACGCAGTCCCCTCCGCCGGAGCAACTGGCCTCGGAATACGACCTGGTGGTCGCCTGCGACGGCGTGCGCTCGGCCACCCGGGCCGCCTACGCCGACACCTTCGGCACGGATCTCGACGAGCGCGCGGGCCGCTACATGTGGCTCGGCACGGACAAGGTCTTCGAGGCCTTCACCTTCATCGTCGAGGAGCGCGACTTCGGCACGCTCCAGGTGCACGCGTACCCGTACGACGACGCCCGTTCCACCTTCATCGTGGAGATGGACGAGGAGACGTGGCAGCGCGGCGGCTTCGCCGGTTCCGCCGGCCCGGACCTCGCGCCCGGCGCCAGTGACGAGGAGGGGATCCGCCGCTGCGAGGAGGTCCTCGCCGAGCACCTGGACGGCCACCGGCTCATTCCCAACAACTCCAAGTGGCTGCGCTTCACCACCGTGCGCAACCGCACCTGGCGCCACGGCAACACCGTGCTGCTCGGGGACGCGGCGCACACCGCCCACTTCTCCATCGGCTCGGGCACCAAGCTCGCCATGGAGGACGCCCTCGCGCTGGCCGCCTGCCTGCACGAGCACCCCGACGTGGAGAGCGCGCTGGCCGCCTACGAGGACGAGCGCAGGCCCGTCGTGGAGTCCACGCAGCGGGCGGCGCAGGCCAGCCTGGAGTGGTTCGAGAACATCGACCGGTACACCGGTCAGGACCCGCACCAGTTCGCCTTCAACCTGCTGACCCGCAGCCGCCGGGTCACCTACGACAACCTGCGGGTGCGCGACGAGGAGTTCACCACCGCCGTCAACGCCTCGGCGCCGGTCCCGCCCATGTTCCGGCCCTTCCGGCTCGGCGGCCTGCGCCTGCGCAACCGGATCGTCGTACCGCCCATGGCCCTGTCGACGGCCGTCGACGGAGTTCCCGGCGACTTCGACCTCGTCCACCTGGGCACCCAGTCCCTCGGCGGCGCGGCCCTGGTCATCGCCGGAATGACGGCGGTCAGCGCCGACGGCCGCACCGACGCGGGCTGCCCGGGGCTGTGGACCGACGAGCAGGAGGCCGCCTGGGGCCGGATCACCGCCTTCGCGCACGGCCAGTCCGACACCTGCCTCGGCATCCAGCTCACCCACGCCGGCCGCCGGGCCACCGGGGGCCGGCCCCTGGCCGCGTCCCCGCTGCCCTGGGAGGAGGGCGGCCAACTGCCCCGCGAGGCGAGCCGCACCGATATGGACCTGGTCGTACGGGACTTCGTGCGCGCGGCCGAGCGCGCCGACCGGGCCGGCTTCGACGTGCTGGAACTCCATTACGGGCACGGCCATTTGATGTCCGGGTTCCTCTCCCCGCTGACCAACCTGCGCACCGACGAGTACGGCGGGCCGGTCGCGAACCGGCTGCGCTTCCCGCTCGAAGTGCTGCGCGCCGTACGGACGGTGTGGCCGGCCGGGAAGGCCCTGCTGGTCCGCGTCTCGGCCGCCGACTGGGCCGCGGGCGGCCTCGACGAGGCCGACGCCGTGCACATCGCGCGCGCCCTGGCCGCGGCGGGCGCCGACGGGATCGACGTCTCGACCGGCGAGGTCGTCTCCCACGAGCGGCCGGCCTTCGGCCGCAGCTACCAGACCCCGTACGCCGACCTGATCCGCAACACCACCGGGGTGGCGACCATCGCCGTCGGCGCGATCTCCACCTACGACGACGTGAACTCGGTGATCCTGGCGGGCCGCGCCGACCTGTGCGCGGTGGGCCGCGCCCAGCTCCACGACCCGCTGTGGACCCTGCACGCGGCCGTGGCGCAGGGGTACCGCGGGCCGGCCGCGCCGTGGGCCCGGTCCTGGCGGGCCGGCAGCGCGCGGCCGCCGGCGGCGCGCACCGACCGGGTGCCGCCCCGCCTCGAACTGCTGCGGCGGCCCGCCGCACCGGTGCACCAGCGATGGCTGCCGCGCGTCGCCGCGCCGGCCCTCTGA
- a CDS encoding acyl-CoA thioesterase → MPDLPSVVVERRVEWTDTDAAGHYHHSTVIRWVEAAEAVLLRRLGLSHLFGSTPRVHFEADYRARLWFGEAVRTELRVTKVGTSSLHYAFTVRGEPGPEGPEGPDGAVAASGRMVIAHSAARATGTTPWPAEVREVLTKAGRQAPELIENNRGGAPCA, encoded by the coding sequence GTGCCGGACCTGCCGAGCGTGGTCGTCGAGCGGCGGGTCGAGTGGACCGACACCGACGCGGCGGGCCACTACCACCACTCCACCGTGATCCGCTGGGTCGAGGCGGCCGAGGCCGTGCTGCTGCGCCGCCTGGGCCTGTCGCACCTCTTCGGCAGCACGCCCCGGGTCCACTTCGAGGCCGACTACCGGGCCCGGCTCTGGTTCGGCGAGGCCGTACGGACCGAACTGCGGGTCACCAAGGTCGGCACGAGCTCCCTCCACTACGCCTTCACCGTCCGCGGCGAGCCGGGCCCGGAGGGCCCCGAGGGCCCGGACGGTGCGGTGGCCGCCAGCGGCCGGATGGTCATCGCCCATTCCGCCGCCCGCGCGACCGGGACCACCCCGTGGCCCGCCGAGGTCCGCGAGGTCCTCACGAAGGCGGGCCGGCAGGCCCCCGAACTGATCGAGAACAACCGAGGAGGCGCCCCGTGCGCATAG
- a CDS encoding ATP-binding protein, producing MPTSAPPTIQPVADQAAATALACATASRPRGFDHWAAEPTAATVPLIRSRVRSVLDGWEISAEIADVLLLAVSELVGNVVLHAADAGRLRVGISLRGGWLQLEVADGASSLPRLPHPRGEVDPDAEDGRGLLIVHLMATEAGGQLSVQADEFGKSVRVRVPAA from the coding sequence ATGCCCACCTCCGCACCCCCCACCATCCAGCCGGTCGCCGACCAGGCCGCCGCGACCGCCCTGGCCTGCGCGACCGCCTCCCGGCCTCGCGGATTCGACCACTGGGCCGCGGAGCCCACCGCGGCGACCGTCCCCCTGATCCGCTCCCGCGTGCGCTCGGTGCTCGACGGCTGGGAGATCTCCGCGGAGATCGCGGACGTCCTGCTGCTGGCCGTGAGCGAGCTGGTCGGGAACGTCGTCCTGCACGCCGCCGACGCGGGCCGCCTGCGCGTCGGGATCTCCCTGCGAGGGGGATGGCTCCAGCTGGAGGTCGCCGACGGAGCCTCGTCCCTGCCGCGACTGCCGCACCCGCGGGGCGAGGTCGACCCGGACGCCGAGGACGGTCGCGGCCTGCTGATCGTGCACCTGATGGCCACCGAGGCGGGCGGTCAACTCAGCGTCCAGGCCGATGAGTTCGGCAAATCCGTACGGGTGCGCGTGCCGGCCGCCTGA
- a CDS encoding alpha/beta hydrolase produces MTQSLPAAIDPADMTWPPPPYRTPESAVVDADGVRRFEGITYATSPGYRPRLLDVRVPAGEGPFPAVVWIHGGGWLDGDRRYPPPTVPVELLHGSVLGAGLALVSIDYRHSLEAPFPAQLHDVKAAIRYVRQFASVLGIDPDRIGVWGESAGGHLAALAGVVGANTPDAAELEGAHGVGAGDTAVRAVVDWYGVSDLVTLAEHPMPPFPPLPGGAEFPDPYEALLGASVAERPELARAASPVTYAVEGSDPPPFLLIHGTLDGLVPYSQSEELATALAKAGGEVTLTPVEGADHIFLGSPDIDRIVADSVAFLVRHLTA; encoded by the coding sequence ATGACGCAATCGCTCCCCGCCGCGATCGATCCGGCGGACATGACCTGGCCGCCTCCGCCGTACCGGACCCCCGAGTCCGCCGTCGTGGACGCGGACGGGGTCCGCCGCTTCGAGGGGATCACCTACGCGACCTCGCCCGGCTACCGTCCGCGGCTGCTCGACGTCCGGGTACCCGCGGGCGAGGGCCCCTTCCCGGCGGTGGTGTGGATCCACGGCGGCGGCTGGCTGGACGGCGACCGGCGCTACCCGCCGCCGACCGTGCCCGTGGAGCTGCTGCACGGGTCGGTACTGGGGGCCGGGCTGGCCCTCGTCTCGATCGACTACCGGCACAGCCTGGAAGCCCCGTTCCCGGCCCAGCTGCACGACGTGAAGGCCGCGATCCGCTACGTCCGCCAGTTCGCCTCCGTCCTGGGCATCGACCCGGACCGCATCGGGGTCTGGGGCGAGTCCGCCGGCGGCCACCTCGCGGCCCTGGCCGGGGTCGTCGGCGCGAACACCCCGGACGCCGCCGAGCTGGAGGGCGCGCACGGAGTGGGCGCCGGCGACACCGCCGTACGGGCCGTCGTCGACTGGTACGGGGTCTCCGACCTGGTCACCCTCGCCGAGCACCCCATGCCGCCGTTCCCGCCGCTGCCCGGCGGAGCCGAGTTCCCCGACCCGTACGAAGCCCTCCTCGGCGCGTCCGTCGCCGAACGCCCCGAGCTGGCGCGTGCCGCGAGCCCCGTCACGTACGCCGTCGAGGGCTCGGACCCGCCGCCGTTCCTGCTGATCCACGGAACCCTGGACGGACTGGTGCCCTACAGCCAGAGCGAGGAGCTCGCCACGGCTCTCGCGAAGGCCGGGGGCGAGGTCACCTTGACTCCCGTCGAAGGCGCCGACCACATCTTCCTGGGCTCGCCCGACATAGACCGCATCGTCGCCGACAGCGTCGCCTTCCTCGTCCGCCACTTGACCGCCTGA
- a CDS encoding LacI family DNA-binding transcriptional regulator has protein sequence MAKDTPVPASPTSADVARLAGVSRATVSFVLNDTQGHRVGEAARARVLDAARQLGYVPHAAARSLRAGRSNLVLMPSSISAVGRLVSDWVDDLHSELDRHGYTAVLHAGRFTDSLDAARAWAELRPAAVIALDGDRLTAQAAELLRRAGVRGLLAFASRPVPGVHTIGFDHALIGATAAEHLIARGRTRIGVVMPQERGLGLFAAPRLAGAESVAAHHMATVTPVELSYTRESATALARRWRSLGLDSVFAYNDEYAALLLHALRAEGISVPQDVAVVGSDDLVLSALQDPPLTSIRLDLASPAMVADAVHELIETGTTAPVPEIEAVLIQRETS, from the coding sequence ATGGCCAAAGACACTCCCGTTCCGGCGTCCCCGACCAGCGCCGACGTGGCCCGCCTCGCCGGGGTGTCCCGCGCCACGGTCTCCTTCGTCCTCAACGACACCCAGGGCCACCGCGTCGGCGAAGCCGCCCGCGCGCGCGTCCTCGACGCCGCCCGGCAGCTCGGCTACGTACCGCACGCCGCGGCCCGGTCCCTGCGGGCCGGCCGCAGCAATCTCGTCCTGATGCCCTCGTCGATCTCCGCGGTCGGCCGCCTCGTCAGCGACTGGGTCGACGACCTGCACAGCGAGCTGGACCGGCACGGCTACACCGCGGTCCTGCACGCGGGTCGCTTCACCGACTCCCTGGACGCCGCCCGCGCCTGGGCCGAACTGCGCCCCGCGGCCGTCATCGCCCTCGACGGCGACCGCCTCACCGCGCAGGCCGCGGAGCTGCTGCGGCGCGCCGGGGTGCGGGGACTCCTCGCCTTCGCCTCCCGTCCCGTCCCGGGCGTGCACACCATCGGCTTCGACCACGCCCTGATCGGCGCCACCGCCGCCGAGCACCTGATCGCCCGCGGCCGGACCCGTATCGGCGTGGTCATGCCCCAGGAGCGCGGCCTCGGCCTGTTCGCCGCGCCGCGGCTCGCGGGCGCCGAATCGGTCGCCGCCCACCACATGGCCACGGTGACCCCGGTGGAGCTCTCGTACACCCGGGAGTCCGCGACCGCGCTGGCGAGGCGCTGGCGGAGCCTCGGGCTGGACTCCGTGTTCGCGTACAACGACGAGTACGCCGCCCTGCTCCTCCACGCGCTGCGGGCCGAGGGGATCTCCGTACCGCAGGACGTGGCGGTCGTGGGCTCCGACGACCTGGTCCTCTCCGCGCTCCAGGACCCCCCGCTGACCTCGATCCGCCTGGACCTGGCCTCGCCGGCCATGGTCGCCGACGCCGTGCACGAGCTCATCGAGACGGGCACCACGGCGCCCGTGCCCGAGATAGAGGCGGTCCTGATCCAGCGCGAGACCTCGTAG
- a CDS encoding carboxylesterase/lipase family protein has protein sequence MAPTPGPDQPDQPVAHPPAGPLRGAIEDGLAVFRAVPYAAPPVGTSRWRPARPHPGWSGTRDATADGPSAPQMHMEGGDPVLGGHGAPPFDEDCLTLDIWTPAVDDARRPVLVWIHGGGFVSGSGSLPNYSGATFSRDGDLVVVSINYRIGPLGYLLTDMDTDTDTEDGPDGSGANHWLTDQLAALRWVRENISAFGGDPGSITVAGQSGGAVSTAALAGLPEAQDLIRRVILMSPPFGLDLPAPDAYRERTAAYLELAGVKNLAELRAVPWPELIGAMGGLFALTTRWGYWPTPFLPVIDGVTLPRHPAQALLHGAAAGIEVMIGWTREEANFGFALNEAYAAASREQVTDRIAETFGPEAAPGVYAAYEHARPGAGPAGVLMDLITDELFRVPALRLAEARAAAGHPVWAYQFDLPAAAYDGRLGAAHCLELPFAFANFDQWAHAPLVAGLDPAVRDGLAHTMHEAWIAFVRTGDPNHPGMPTWSPYEKDTRTTMRFDSVVTALDDLAGDSLRLHEGALDPPR, from the coding sequence ATGGCACCCACCCCAGGACCCGATCAGCCCGATCAGCCCGTGGCACATCCGCCCGCGGGCCCGCTCCGCGGCGCGATCGAGGACGGGCTCGCCGTTTTCCGGGCCGTGCCCTACGCGGCGCCCCCGGTCGGCACGTCGCGCTGGCGGCCCGCGCGGCCGCATCCGGGCTGGAGCGGCACCCGGGACGCGACCGCCGACGGGCCCAGCGCCCCGCAGATGCACATGGAGGGTGGCGACCCCGTCCTCGGCGGGCACGGTGCGCCGCCCTTCGACGAGGACTGCCTGACCCTCGACATCTGGACGCCCGCCGTCGACGACGCCCGGCGGCCCGTGCTCGTCTGGATCCACGGCGGCGGCTTCGTCTCCGGTTCCGGGTCGCTGCCGAACTACTCCGGCGCGACCTTCTCCCGCGACGGAGACTTGGTCGTCGTCAGCATCAACTACCGCATCGGCCCGCTCGGTTACCTCCTCACGGACATGGACACGGACACCGACACCGAGGACGGGCCGGACGGCTCCGGCGCCAACCACTGGCTGACCGACCAGCTCGCCGCCCTGCGCTGGGTACGGGAGAACATCTCCGCCTTCGGCGGCGACCCCGGCTCGATCACCGTCGCGGGCCAGTCGGGCGGCGCGGTGTCCACGGCCGCCCTCGCCGGGCTGCCGGAAGCCCAGGACCTGATCCGGCGGGTGATCCTGATGAGCCCGCCCTTCGGCCTGGACCTTCCCGCACCCGACGCCTACCGGGAGCGCACCGCCGCGTACCTGGAGCTCGCCGGGGTCAAGAACCTGGCCGAGCTGCGCGCCGTGCCCTGGCCCGAGCTGATCGGCGCCATGGGCGGGCTCTTCGCGCTGACCACGCGCTGGGGGTACTGGCCCACTCCGTTCCTGCCCGTGATCGACGGAGTCACCCTGCCGCGCCACCCGGCGCAGGCCCTGCTGCACGGCGCCGCCGCGGGCATCGAGGTGATGATCGGCTGGACCCGGGAGGAGGCCAACTTCGGCTTCGCCCTCAACGAGGCCTACGCCGCGGCCTCCCGGGAGCAGGTGACCGACCGGATCGCGGAGACCTTCGGCCCCGAGGCGGCCCCCGGCGTCTACGCGGCGTACGAGCACGCGCGCCCGGGCGCCGGTCCGGCCGGCGTCCTGATGGACCTCATCACCGACGAGCTCTTCCGGGTGCCGGCCCTCCGGCTGGCCGAAGCGCGGGCAGCGGCGGGCCACCCGGTGTGGGCCTACCAGTTCGACCTCCCCGCGGCCGCATACGACGGCCGGCTCGGAGCGGCGCACTGCCTCGAACTGCCCTTCGCCTTCGCCAACTTCGACCAGTGGGCGCACGCACCCCTGGTGGCCGGCCTCGACCCCGCCGTCCGGGACGGCCTCGCGCACACCATGCACGAGGCCTGGATCGCCTTCGTCCGCACCGGTGACCCGAACCATCCGGGCATGCCGACGTGGAGCCCGTACGAGAAGGACACCCGCACCACGATGCGCTTCGACTCCGTGGTGACCGCCCTCGACGACCTCGCCGGGGACTCCCTGCGCCTGCACGAGGGGGCGCTCGACCCACCCCGGTGA
- a CDS encoding outer membrane protein assembly factor BamB family protein: MKSSRPVGRWVLTALLLWAAVTGCGPQQNGPTNTSPKAARAVFEPPAKFDAEAGVPMPEEATAGLFTRKGQEAEPVKSPVALYGEKAYVGTRDRPLVFDTASGASTALAPDVAPVTDPQGGSFAYPVAITEGAEPLVLASFVVERPGTGTQVARTSVELMAVDAAAGRVAWRLSLTVPEWAKNVRSPLSARIVGSSGHVAVVGIGAFAPSAHTTYAIDLVSRRVLWTRDLLRAEVVTKGMVAGITEDGIESEYGAVAGFDLDTGDRRWRGEDGEHPAVGTGDRTSSPSRGGARPTSI, from the coding sequence GTGAAGTCGAGCCGCCCCGTCGGCCGTTGGGTTCTCACCGCGCTGCTCCTGTGGGCTGCCGTCACGGGTTGCGGCCCACAGCAGAACGGACCGACGAACACCTCGCCGAAGGCCGCCCGCGCGGTCTTCGAACCGCCGGCGAAGTTCGACGCCGAGGCCGGTGTTCCGATGCCCGAGGAGGCCACCGCCGGGCTCTTCACCCGCAAAGGGCAAGAGGCGGAGCCGGTGAAGAGTCCCGTGGCGCTTTACGGGGAGAAGGCCTACGTGGGTACGCGGGACCGGCCGCTCGTCTTCGACACCGCCAGCGGCGCCTCGACCGCCCTTGCGCCGGACGTCGCCCCGGTGACGGATCCGCAGGGCGGGTCCTTCGCGTACCCGGTGGCGATCACGGAGGGCGCGGAGCCGCTGGTCCTCGCTTCGTTCGTGGTGGAGCGGCCCGGGACCGGAACGCAGGTCGCACGAACCTCCGTGGAGCTCATGGCGGTTGACGCGGCCGCCGGACGGGTGGCATGGCGGCTGTCGTTGACCGTTCCGGAGTGGGCGAAGAACGTGCGGAGCCCGCTGAGTGCGCGCATCGTCGGTAGCTCGGGCCATGTCGCAGTCGTGGGGATCGGTGCCTTCGCGCCCTCCGCCCACACCACCTACGCCATCGACCTCGTGAGCCGTCGAGTGCTGTGGACGCGTGACCTGCTCAGGGCGGAGGTGGTCACGAAGGGCATGGTGGCGGGCATTACCGAGGACGGGATCGAGAGCGAGTACGGAGCCGTTGCCGGATTCGACCTGGACACCGGAGACCGGCGCTGGCGCGGGGAGGACGGCGAACATCCGGCCGTGGGCACCGGTGACCGCACCTCGTCGCCGTCTCGTGGAGGAGCACGTCCGACTTCGATCTGA
- a CDS encoding phosphatase PAP2 family protein — MSGFFGHAPTPPPIPLQPPRRPVPAAPPRHALAWGVALLLLSVLMGVLLRVDEQPFFQGLDDAWAASLEGSPSDTASGFATVLDRLGGPLGTVVPLLLMGCLCMYGRWRSALFVFTTAIVANVLLVLPLKALADRPRPPHTWVLVNDGSYPSGQVFSAVALVMAAAVVLFPPGGRRWWWLFGAGYTGAMMWSRTWQHAQWLSDTFAGALAAVGACLLLWRAFAALLETEAERMAADTLWT; from the coding sequence ATGTCCGGCTTCTTCGGTCACGCCCCCACCCCGCCCCCGATCCCCCTCCAACCGCCCAGGAGACCCGTCCCCGCGGCTCCGCCCCGCCACGCCCTCGCCTGGGGCGTGGCACTCCTCCTGCTGTCCGTGCTGATGGGAGTACTCCTGCGCGTGGACGAACAGCCCTTCTTCCAGGGCCTCGACGATGCGTGGGCCGCTTCGCTGGAGGGCTCGCCCTCGGACACCGCCAGCGGGTTCGCCACCGTTCTCGACCGCCTGGGCGGGCCACTGGGCACGGTCGTGCCGCTGCTGCTGATGGGCTGCCTGTGCATGTACGGGCGCTGGCGGTCGGCGCTCTTCGTCTTCACGACCGCAATCGTGGCCAACGTGCTCCTGGTGCTGCCGCTCAAGGCGCTGGCCGACCGGCCGCGACCCCCGCACACCTGGGTTCTGGTCAACGACGGCTCGTACCCCTCCGGCCAGGTCTTCAGCGCGGTGGCCCTGGTGATGGCAGCCGCGGTGGTGCTGTTCCCGCCGGGTGGCCGACGCTGGTGGTGGCTGTTCGGCGCGGGCTACACCGGCGCCATGATGTGGAGCCGCACCTGGCAGCACGCCCAGTGGCTGAGCGACACCTTCGCCGGCGCCCTCGCCGCAGTGGGGGCCTGCCTGCTGCTGTGGCGGGCGTTCGCCGCCCTGCTGGAAACGGAGGCCGAACGCATGGCGGCCGACACCCTCTGGACTTAG
- a CDS encoding MFS transporter, producing the protein MATNEIIDPPAPADPEPSRGRGLLLLLLVANSAMMAVYMGVGSVLLPTQIAAIAGDDKVAVLGLIGGISAIFATAFNPIAGALSDRSGRRNPWVLGGAIGSLVGLAVLGSVSTALLVGIGWCLVQATMNIYQAAVTAIVPDRVPAARRGTASALVGLGLPIGGTVGVLIASQTSEHLRTGYLVFGGVIAGAALLLTSFCRDLPRSEPAPDAPAAPNGAQIKAFLSALANHDFRWAFIGRALMVLGYFSVVGYQLYILGDHIALPAGLTPPAAMAVLTPVSMVAMAVSTVVGGLLSDRWNRRKVFVGVSAALAGLVMVVPVVSPTWTGMLVFSALNGLAFGCFMAVDTALVTLVLPRAEDAARDMGVLNIANAGPQIIAPFVASAVVTTLGGYTPLFLVGGALSLIGALAILPIRSVR; encoded by the coding sequence ATGGCTACGAACGAGATCATCGACCCGCCCGCCCCGGCGGATCCCGAACCCTCCCGCGGACGCGGGCTCCTGCTGCTCCTGCTCGTCGCGAACTCCGCGATGATGGCCGTCTACATGGGCGTCGGCTCCGTCCTCCTGCCCACCCAGATCGCCGCGATCGCCGGCGACGACAAGGTGGCGGTACTGGGCCTCATCGGCGGTATCAGCGCGATCTTCGCCACCGCGTTCAATCCGATCGCCGGCGCCCTCTCCGACCGCAGCGGCCGCCGCAACCCCTGGGTCCTGGGCGGTGCGATCGGCTCGCTCGTGGGCCTCGCCGTCCTCGGCAGCGTCAGTACCGCGCTGCTCGTCGGGATCGGCTGGTGCCTGGTGCAGGCGACCATGAACATCTACCAGGCCGCCGTCACCGCGATCGTGCCCGACCGGGTGCCCGCAGCCCGGCGCGGTACCGCGTCCGCCCTGGTGGGACTGGGCCTGCCCATCGGCGGCACGGTCGGCGTGCTGATCGCCTCCCAGACTTCGGAGCACCTGCGCACCGGCTACCTCGTCTTCGGCGGGGTCATCGCCGGAGCCGCGCTGCTCCTCACCTCCTTCTGCCGGGACCTGCCGCGCTCGGAGCCTGCCCCGGACGCGCCCGCCGCTCCCAACGGGGCCCAGATCAAGGCCTTCCTCTCGGCGCTCGCCAACCACGACTTCCGATGGGCGTTCATCGGGCGCGCCCTGATGGTCCTCGGGTACTTCTCGGTGGTCGGCTACCAGCTCTACATCCTGGGCGACCACATCGCGCTCCCCGCGGGGCTGACCCCGCCCGCCGCGATGGCGGTGCTCACCCCCGTGTCGATGGTCGCGATGGCCGTCTCCACGGTGGTCGGCGGGCTGCTGTCCGACCGCTGGAACCGCCGCAAGGTGTTCGTCGGAGTCTCGGCCGCCCTCGCCGGGCTGGTCATGGTGGTCCCCGTCGTCAGTCCCACGTGGACGGGCATGCTCGTGTTCAGCGCGCTCAACGGCCTGGCCTTCGGATGCTTCATGGCCGTCGACACCGCGCTCGTCACCCTGGTGCTGCCCCGGGCCGAGGACGCCGCCCGCGACATGGGCGTACTGAACATCGCGAACGCCGGGCCCCAGATCATCGCCCCGTTCGTCGCCTCGGCCGTGGTCACCACCCTGGGCGGCTACACCCCGCTGTTCCTGGTCGGCGGCGCGCTCTCGCTGATCGGCGCACTGGCGATCCTCCCCATCCGCAGCGTGCGCTGA
- the surE gene encoding 5'/3'-nucleotidase SurE encodes MQSKRVLPLAALLLCAPALAGTVPAAAAEPQAGPAPAPVPAGPLRILLTNDDGYSAPGIRLAFARLTAAGHDVTIVAPLTNQSGAGTKTSNSPSLTVRHPEPKVWAVDGTPGDSVNFGLSEVFEGRAPDLVVSGTNFGPNVAALASHSGTVGGAVAALDAGVPAIALSTGGLSAPDPVTTVNAMGPTLDFAVKLIDRLRSRARSGPLLPQGVGLNVNHPVIGADGKGTPAGVATTFQDAQALLKADFTDAGDGTWKVGVTVDLKTPARGSDVEAVAAGKIAVSPMNADWNTGPVDFAVTAALLNGLRP; translated from the coding sequence TTGCAAAGCAAGCGAGTTCTGCCGTTGGCCGCCCTGCTGCTCTGCGCGCCGGCCCTCGCCGGTACGGTGCCCGCCGCCGCGGCCGAGCCGCAGGCAGGGCCGGCGCCCGCACCGGTGCCCGCGGGCCCGCTGCGGATCCTGCTCACCAACGACGACGGTTACAGCGCGCCCGGCATCCGGCTGGCCTTCGCGCGGCTGACCGCCGCCGGGCACGACGTCACCATCGTGGCGCCGCTGACCAACCAGAGCGGCGCCGGTACGAAGACGTCCAACTCCCCGTCCCTCACGGTCCGCCACCCCGAGCCGAAGGTCTGGGCGGTCGACGGAACCCCGGGCGACTCGGTGAACTTCGGGCTCTCCGAGGTGTTCGAAGGGCGAGCGCCCGATCTCGTCGTGTCGGGCACCAACTTCGGCCCGAACGTGGCCGCGCTCGCCAGCCACTCCGGCACGGTCGGCGGCGCCGTCGCCGCGCTGGACGCCGGCGTGCCCGCCATCGCCCTGAGCACCGGTGGTCTCTCGGCCCCCGACCCCGTCACCACGGTCAACGCGATGGGTCCGACGCTCGACTTCGCCGTCAAGCTGATCGACCGGCTGCGCTCGCGCGCCCGTTCCGGCCCCCTGCTGCCCCAGGGTGTCGGCCTCAACGTCAACCACCCCGTCATCGGCGCCGACGGGAAGGGCACCCCGGCCGGGGTGGCCACCACCTTCCAGGACGCGCAGGCGCTCCTGAAGGCCGACTTCACCGATGCCGGCGACGGCACTTGGAAGGTCGGCGTGACGGTGGACCTGAAGACGCCGGCCCGCGGCAGCGACGTGGAAGCAGTGGCGGCCGGGAAGATCGCCGTCAGCCCGATGAACGCCGACTGGAACACCGGACCGGTCGACTTCGCCGTCACCGCCGCCCTGCTCAACGGGCTCCGTCCGTAG